The Malus sylvestris chromosome 14, drMalSylv7.2, whole genome shotgun sequence genome segment CACTCTGAACGGAAAACAAAAACCCGAAATGAGTGCCAGCTTGACAGAATGATGATATACAGTATAACGTTTTGGACTAAGTTTACCAGGATGGCCAAATTCATTTCCCATGAAATTCAGATAACCTTCTCCGCCTAATCCCATAGTAATAAGCCTAATCATTTTATGTAATGCTATTCCACGATCTATACGGGGAGTTGATGGTCTGTCCAAAGCCATGAAATCATACATATCCTGAGAGAAAAATAGATTTAGACAGATAACTCTAATACAAGAAACAAAAGTATACATATCCTTCAAGTTACGTAATATGAAAAATGCAAGGAAAACTTTTATGACCTTGTCCATCAGCCAAAATGCAATTGTTTTGTCACCAACAAGAGCTTGGTCATGACTTTCGGCATAAGCAACACAGTTCTCCCGCCACCTTCTGTTGGTGAGTGTGAAAACAATATCACCCATTTTCCACTCTTCATCCATTTTCCTACATCAAATTTCGTGCGATAATAAGTCAGCAAAAGCTGATTGGTTTTATTCACAAATGCCACCTCCATCAGAGATACAGGACCCGTCTAACTTCAAAAATGGATCAGAGAGATTTTCGTAACAACTTACTTAAGGAGCTCAATCCATTTATCAGCAATAGCCATTTGCAGGcgataatcaaatccaacaccACCATCGTTAACAGCAATACAGAAAGTTGGCATTCCACTAACCtgaaataatagaaatattcaTAATCAATATAACAATCTATAAAAGTGACATTTCCATCATTAATATTTTAAACGAATTGAACAGAATAAGATAAATTTGACTTGTTAATCAGCTAACGAGTGACGATACAAAACTGGAAATGTTTATGGctattgtttttatatataacaATAAGCTCCTCTACAAAACCTTCCTCAAGCAAGGTCAATTTCGTTTGAAATTCAAATCTGggtgtaattttcttttctaatgTGAAATATTAAATGTTATCAACTCAATACACACTGAATTAAATGCTCGTTTGAATAGAAATAGTGGTAAAACTACATGAATTTCCATGTCTTAATGATCaggggaaatgagagaaaatagaaaaacatacaaaaagttcaagaacttatataacaacaacaacaacaaagccttttcccactaagtggaaatattttaattttcttatttcAAGCTACCAAACCTAGCAAACAGGTTATTTCAGTTCAGTGCACTATGAAATCTAAATCTAATACTCAGGGGATAATTGCTACAAAGGATGCTCAACATTACTTATGAAAGGGAATAGATAACATACATCTTCACCAACGGTAACAGCTTCAGGGTAAAGCCCGTGAATCAGATCATTAACCAGCATCAGGTAAGTCACAGCATCTACATCTGTTGCTAATCCAAAGTACTCACTGTAATTTCCAGTAAATGCTACCTACAGCAAGCTCAACCAACAAACACATAAATATAAGAACCTGTCAAtggaaaaaataaaaccatACTCGAATAGTAGTAGCAGCAACAGAGGTACCAATAGGAATACCGAGACTATATTGGACATCagaatcaatataaaattatgCTGACAATAGATTTTATTTTCGGTCAATGTGCTGAGGATAAATAATCATGGAAGTTTTCCATCAAAATTTGTAGGAATAATTACTATtccattgaaacttaaaacttCAGTGAAAACTAAAATGGTACCTCCAATCCATGGTGAGTGTACATCATTGAAGTGACACCATCAAATCTGAACCCATCGAACTTGTATTCTTCCAGCCACCACCTTGCATTGGAAAGAAGATACCTCAAAACCTACATGGAAAGTTAAATTCAGTACCTCATAAACATAGGATGAACAAAAGATTAAGGCCAAATTTCTCACAGTGCACTATTATTTAAAGAAAGAATGCACGAAAGCACATACCTCCCAGCTTCCATAATTAAACAAGCGGGAATCCCACATCCAATGATATCCTCGAGACCCAGAGTGGAAATAATGACTATCGGTTCCATCAAACATGTTCAACCCGTCCAACGTGTTATTCGATGCATGGCTGTAGTGTTACATATTAGCAGTCAGACATTTAGAATAAGTTCAGAGTAATTAACATGTAATATTAGGTGCAAGAGTATGATTCATGCAAAATATTTGAATAACATAGAGAGTTAAAGAAGAATTTGATATCATCAAGTCCAATAAAAATAAGCAGACTAAAGTTAGTATGATGAATATAAGAAGTAATTTATGGAAAGATAATCAGTATTTTCCGTTAAGCCCCATGACTTTCATAGTCAGCCACAGGGAGGTTGGGATAAGCTTATATAGCCATCACTGTAATGGTGTAACCTCAACTGCAGATAAGCTGTTTGTCCTATCAGTATTTAGTTACAGAAAGAAAGGAGACCTGACCACAACAAATACatgcaaaatgaaaaagaaaacaaaaacaaatctgTCATATTGTTGACATGTACAAATCTATAAccaactaaaagaaaaaaggcATGTCAAATGTTGAATTTGACTAACCCATAGATGCGTCCATACACTTATGTCTTATCTGCTCTCAACAATTAGTTATTACCTGTGAACAATATCCATAAGTACAAGCAGACCAAGCTCGTGAGCTTTATCTATCAGAGACTTCAGATCGTCAGGGGTTCCACAGCGGCTGCTAGGTGCAAAAAAATTGGTGACATGGTACCTGCACCACAGAAATAGAAAATTTCAGTATTTTTAAAGAATGTCAACCGCTCACAAACAAGTACCACATGTAGCACTGCCTACCAATCCATTTGTTTCAACAGAAATACATCTTCCTGAAAGATAAAACTCTATAGATACAGTTGGAGCATATGTTAATAGAACAATACCCAAAGCTAGCATAGTAGGAGTGCTCTTGAATAGCCATAAGCTGAACAGCATTGTAACCAAGCTTCTTAATGCGTGGAAGCACATCATCTCTGAATTCAGCATATGAGTTAATTTTGCCCTCCTGCAACTCAAAGTTAATAGTACTGTGAGGgtagaaatttaataaatgaTTTGAACTCTAGATCATTTCAAGTGGATAATTTTaaagtacaaaaagaaataaataaataaagccaCTTGATGCtgaaatatagaaatttaaaaaGCAGATTTTGATCTACAGCACATCTCCAAGTGTTGGCCTAAAGTGAGGCTTACTAAAAAGAAGAATTTTTAAAAAGTACAAGAACATAATACTTTGCAACATAAGCTAGAAGGTTAACAATGCACACCGGGCTACTCATTCCAACATGTGCCTCATAAATGCGAAGTGATTTTGGTCTCCTCGGCTGAGAATGTTGAAATACATACTTTTCCTGAAAAGAAGTGTATGCGAGTATCATTAGCCCGTTGAAGAGTGGAACAGTAATACGAAAAATGAACATGTAAATGAAGCAGATCTCTCTTAACTACTTCATAATTTTAATGCAACTGTAACCTATTCATAAATCAATGAATCAGTATAAGAATCCTAGGAATCATTAATCACTTGGGCATCACAAAGGTTTGCCCAACTTTGATTCAATCCTATGGTTTAAGTTCTATCTTACCGCAACCTTTCTTTTACCCAGAGCCCTTGGAATCCCTACCAGTATAAagcataatttaattttttttcgaaGAACATACCTCTTCTGGTGGATCATAGTATATGCCATTGTATGGGATTTCACCTGGAGCCTGCACAGAAAACTTGATCCAAGCAGGAATCGAGTCTTTGATGCCTGAAGGAGTATCCATACGGATCTGCAATTTCACATAACATACTGAATGAATTAGACAAATTTATTGCATGGCAAAACTTGTAATTGTAGCATGCCTTGTAACTATTGTCTCATTCTACACATAAATTTCTAGAAGAGAACAAATTAGAAAAGAATGTGTATAACCAAACTCCCTTTTGAGATTTTCACTAGGGACAAGTAAATGGTCAAATTAGTAaaggattcattttcataaggattcgacgtgatcatggagtgccggctgtcgactacctgacgccctccccctcctcctttatccgggcttgggaccggccatgtaagacataggcggagtttcaAATTAGTAAAGGATTACTTAGGAAAAAATaagtcttctttttctttgctgGATTATGAAGTATTACAATAATAGAGAAAAAGACAGAAAAACCAGACTTACAATTATCCACAATAAATATTACCTTCACTCGAGAACCATGTGGAATCGAAGGTGAGCCATCTGCATTGTTTGGCAAAAAGATCTCCCAGACTCCAAATTCATTCTGTTCAGATATGGTACATGAGCAATGTTGTTGTAAAAAACAGTAATCATGTGGCTTGATGTAATTCATTTATTCACATCTTGGCATTACCACTGCTAAAGTTCCAAAAACATACCCGAGTCATCACATCTGCATTTGTGTTCCAATTGTTGAAATCTCCAATCAGTGATGCTGACTGAAAAAGCCAACGAAAAAAAAGGCAACCATGAGACCAAACTTAATAAGGTACCTAAATTAGTCAAATAAAACCTTCCATCAAATAACAAGATACTGAGTACAACAAAATAAGCAGGAAAGGATCTTAGTAGGCACACTGTGTCTAGAATTGTTGATCTCAATAAGTCACCCTTATACAGAGAATAACTAACGGTAAAAAGTAAAATTCTTGAAACACCAAACAAGGCAAACGAACCTTTGCTCCAGGAGCCCACTCCCTATAAGTGATACCTTCCGCACTGAAAAACCAGTAGAGATAATAATGAGCATTAAAGATTGCCAATAATAATATAGAGGTTTTAAACCAAAAACTACGGAAATTATTATGAAAATTGAAAGGAACcctaaaagcaaaaacaacgaaAGCTATTACCCGCGGAATAAATACAAAGACGTAAACAAGGACAATAATTACCAAACAAGGTAGTAAAGGGCACGGCCAGAGAAACGTGGACGAGAGCATATTTTGACTATATTAGAAGAATTATAACGAGTGAAATCGCCAATGGTAACACAATATTTAGTATAACACCAGTAGATGCAGTTCGAAACAGTCAAATTGCAAAGCTTTTCTCTCGTCTCCTCTACCCGACCTTATACACCTCCTTATTAGCATATTTACCTATTAAGTTCTGttcaatagtaaaaaaaaaaaaaaaaagcaaccaAAAATGTTCTTGTACGTATTCAATGTTGTAAACTAGTAAAAAAACACGGAAAATGATTGGACTCCACCAGATAAAAGCAAAAAGTAATACCTGCGTGTGAAACCAAACTTCTCATAGCCACGAGAAAACACCTCTAAACCGCCTTCGCACTTGTCAATCTGCTCACGCAGCCTTTTGTATTGTCCATAACTGACCATAGCACAACGAAATCACTTAAAGCCTTATTAACCTAATTTGGATATAAGCAAGCATGAAGGATTTGTAactggaaaaaggaaaaagaacgaAACATAATTCAATGCACAAAAGGAGCAAAAAGAATCTCGCATTTGCAACTCCAACCAGCTAGCAGCCATGAACCCTTTTACTCGAAAGGGGTACCAACGTTAATCAatttatttgatattttttcaattttaggcaATCATCCATACTTGtatatgtattattattattataaataaaatatggaAGGGCATCATACCGGTAATCAAGATGATCACGGTGACCCACCAAAAGTGGATCTATTTCATATATCTTTTGCCCCTTGCCAGGCGGTGGAATTGTCTTTCCCTTAGCTTTGCCTGTAGCAGTACTTGCTGTAACTTCTAAGGGACGAGGTACGTCCTCAACCTTGGCTTCAGCATCATCAACATTGTCCACAACTAATGAAGGGACATCCTCAAGCTTCTCTTCATCTTCCATTACTACATTATCTACATCCTCAATCACCTAAACAAAAATTATACAAGAAATTATTCCCAAGATGTCACACAGAAATTGAAGGCATAAAACATAACTGGTATGCACATAGATGGGTATCATAAACCTGAGGATCCTCTGAAACTGTACTCGTAGCTCCCAATTGCTCCGTCAAAGACGAAGAGCCATCACTCTGGCTGTCCGGAACAAGAATTTTCTTCGATGCAGCAACTGCTAAAGACGGCAAATCAGAATCATACGAAGACTTTCCAGCAAAGATCTTCCCTACAAACAAGCATCAATTTAGCTTAACACCCACACAACGAACACATCGAATAACAAGTACGCAATCATGATAAAACAATGACcttttttcaaaaatttcaattcttttcaacaaaaattaaattcaaaactAGCAGCCATAGCAAGCAAGCACAACATTACTGTTCCAAGCTTCCAAAAAAGCTCACGGCATATCTACGTAAGCTCCATTTCCAAGACACTGACCACTAACCACCGATCTTATCCACGCATAActtcaaatttactaaaattaaaaaagataccataataattaattacggaaaaattaacagaaaatcGAAGCAGCCGATTGAAACACAGAAATATAACTCGAATATCAATTTTTCGAAACCAAAGCGAAAAACGaacaaaagaagagagagagatagagagagaaagggagagggaATACGAGAGAAGGAGGTgttggagaggaagagagagaggccGCCGGAGGTCCTCCGATCGCCAATAAAACTGGCATGCGAGGTGTAGGCAGAAGGCAGAAGAGGGAAGCGAATCCCCGAGAGAGTCGAGACCATTTCTCCTTCCTCCCTTCGTTATCAGATCGATGTAAGCGCGCGAGAAGGATCGATCGATCGATCGATCTCGAAGGACGTTTCGTTTTGCGGAGGAGTCCGGAAGCTCGCCTCCCGGGAGAAACGTGAGTTGAGTGAAGCGACACAGATATCGGAGTGCCAGTGTGACTAGAGTTTTTTGTGTGGGTTGATTATTATGGCGCCCGATGCCACGTGTGCCGTTGCGAGTTGCGTCGGGATGGGTGGGTGGACCCAGTATGCTTCTCCTCCCGTATTTTCGATCGTCCATCGTGGTTggaactttatttatttaattttttttatttttgatatttttatttttttgggaattaaaaattaaaataataaaataatgaggGGATGTACGTTGGACTGTTGGGGGAGGATGAGAAACGAAAGGCTGTCGGGGGTGAAAGGGGATATACTTTCGTGAAATTTTATATCCGAATCCAATCaaataaatcacctttctatAGTCATAGAACCCAAATAAAAGGTTTCTTTTGTGATGCTACTTTTAGGtgaatatttttgttattttcacaTGGGTTACATTTTTATTGGTATCTAATAATTCAATTCTTAGTTAAATTATCATCGTGAAATGCTGTAATTGTTATAACATAGTCATAGTCTTTTGGTCCATGCACACAGTAAGTTGAATACAATTATCACTCTTGATTTAGGATTGAAGCCGGAAGCCATGGAAGATGTCGGATTGCGACAGGATTGGGTTTAGCCTAAACCATGGTGGAGTTACCATTATCctttggggtgtgctatccacacccctttttacttttcttaCACTCCTTGtaaatttatgtcatttgatcttttttaatTCATCTTATCCGatagccgaaaattaaaaagatgtgagagaagtaaaaaggggtgtgtggatatcacacccctatccTTTTTGTAGTGACGAATCTTTTATGTGTTCCTACTAAGGGTTTAAAGGGTATATGGCACTTGGATGTCCGGAGAATGTGCAGCGGTGACATTAATTAAACCTTGTATTTTGTTAATGTCTAATAATTTCCAGGAATTGTCTTggaatttggttttgatttctCTCTTTAGGCGAGTTTGCTAGTTTGATTGCTCTCTGGGGGGGGGGAGTTgcttgattttaattttctttttggtatGCTGCCTCTTTTGGATCTATGGGTGAAAGATTGAGATGTTAAATTTGCTAGATCTACATTACTTGTGTTCTAAAACTGTGACAGTGATTAAATGATGCGAACGATCTATGAACATTAGATTCCTTATCCAATATATGATTTGAAATTTTGTTCTCACATGCTTAACCCGACGTCATCACCAATCTATTTTGCTCCCGTACATCACATGGCATGCTTTATCAAATAactcctgtttttttttttttttttttttttcattagtggGTCTGGTGATAAAGTAATTTCCCGAAACGCAAAGTACAGCACATACATGATCTCTTTCCgtcggacttggattgtctgcccttctagttgtggtgcccttccatgccctcctattttgtgcggtcacggttaagccacgttaatattttatatttttattattttttgtcttattatcttattaaaaaattaatataaaatattgacgtggcttaaccgtgaccgcacaaaataggagggcatggaagaaCACCATAActaagagggcagacaatccaagtcccttTCCGTCCGGCCCTTTTATAGCCTTTACGTGACTCTatgtctcctctctctctctcctctttctctctctaacaaaAGTCACTCTGTTGGCCTTTGTTTTCAACTAAGACgattctctctcctcctaatctattctcattttctctttttctacttgaacggttatggttaaattatatcaatattttatattaattttttttatagaaacaataagataaaaaaacaaagtgtgagaagaaatgagagaatcctactcctgtTTTCAGTTCAAGTACAAAAATGGACTGCAACTCTGCTCAATTGTGTCGTGGTGTATATGAAAGGAACAATCCTCACATATACATAGCCTTTTGACCGAATCACGTTCGCCCGTTAAATTCCCTGAATTCTCGAGCGGACTTCCAACCGCTCTATAATTTCTAATACACAAGACAATAACTTGATGCAACAACCAAATCTGTTCAGAAATTTCAGTGCTATTTAAGCAACAAAGTTTCTAGTTTACAAGCTTGACATGTGCAGAAAAGACAGACAACACGAATCGTTCAGgcaaaaacttcaaaaaaattatatcGTTACAATTGATGCACTTGAACAATTTATCAGCTCTACGGTTCTACACTAGCTCATAGGATCCAGTTCATCCGTTCATTATACGCTTTTACCAACTTTTGCTATCAAATAGATACTTTATTATGAGTATAGCATGTGACAATGTAATTATGTACCCCATATTTGAAACTAGTTTGTCAACTCATCTGCATCGCGGACTATTTTCATAGAGGGGAGCACAACTGCAGCCACTGGTCTTTCCGTTATACCCTAATTAAACACTAACACTAGAAACTAGAAACTAACACAAATTACAAAAACTAATACTCTCCCCAAGACCTTCTAATATGATTTGCAGTAGTATTGAAAGTTGGTTCTTTCTCTATCTCCTTTGGAAGTTGAGGAACTTGATGCCATAGGCAAacacaaagaagaaaagaagaacccAGCCGACGTGTGCGGCGGCGACGGCCGGAAGGAAGTCATACTCAAAACCAAAGTCATCTTTCAGGAACTTCTTCAATGGCATGGTGCCATATCCAGGCAGGATAAGGTCAGCATTCTTGTCACCCACTTGGGATGTCACAAGGCCATAAAGTGTCCAGGCCACAGGGGAAGCCCAGTAGTACCACCTCCACCAGATTGGTATTTGCTGCAAACACAATAGAAATTCAAGGTTAATTTTTGAACTATGGACTTTCATGTAGTGAGGTTAAATGAAAGCAATGTGCATCGACCGCATATTTAGGGCTAGTTTGGGATTGTTTTCGTAAGAAGCATTTCTACTTGCATACTGTTTTGTTAGAAGTGCTTCTCCAGAAAACGCTTCTATGAGCTAGAAGCTAAGGTTTTCTACCAAATGCAGTTAGAACAATGTTTGATAGTCAGAAACCGCTTTTATCTCTTCTAGAAACAATCTCAAATAGGCCCTTAATTTTGATATGACGTACCGGTCTTGGAATGAGGAAGCCGGAAAACAAGTTCCAGAAACTGAGGAAGAAGGGCATGACAATGACAGCAATCTGGTGGCCCGGAGTCAGTGCAACCACCATCATACCGTACATCGTGAAGTAGATGAAGCACATTAGGATATAGTAGTAGAACCAAATGAATTTTTCGACTTTCCACTTGAATCCAATCATGGAGAAGAGAAGAAGTGTATATATAAATGTTTGGATTGCAACATAGATTGTCTCTATAGCCACCTGCAAAAAACAGGGGGGATAACTTGTCAATCAAGTAATATGATGTATACCAAAAGGTCTCTAACAATTTGTCAAATTTATACATCACCTGAGCAAATGCATAAGGCAGTTCAGAATACATTCCGGCAGCTCTTTCGCGGTAGAAAACTGTTCTTTCAATGGCGACAACAAATCGGACCACAGAAGCATTCGTGGTTCCAAGGAAAAGCACAGCAGCATACATAGCTCCCAAAAGGTTCATTAGATCTTGCTGTTGTGCTCTGTtacaagaaaattttcattcatgATAAATAGAGAATAACATGATTTAGTCAAATTTGCAGTTAAAAAACCAGAGCTTACGTCTGCTGTCCCTTCTGCCAGAAGATAAGACCGAATAAGACACCGATGACAATGGTCATAAAGAATCGGATGGCATTGTACTGAGGATTTCTCCAATAAGACCAATGCATTTTCCAGAAACAAGCTTTGCACTGAACCGGGAAAGGTTGAGAGTATTTGGTTGGAAAGTAGAGATCTTTGGACCCGGGAGCCGGTGTACTAAGCTCTTTGATAAGCTCCTGGTTCCTCCTAAAAGAACATCGAGAGGAAGAGTGAGAATCATAAAACTAGAAATCATAGCTTACACGAGAAAGATATTACGACACTTACTGGTAAAGCGAGGAGTTTTGGTAAATGTCTGCAAAGTCCACATCAAGTTGAGTCTCAACTGCAGGAGCAGTGACCTCAAGCATCCATGTAGCAGGATTGTAGCCATCCTTGATCTTGGGCACACCCGGGATGGCCTGTAGAGGTTAAAGATATGAGTCCAAACTGCATTAAAATCACAGGAAATGACTTCCACACAtgcattttcttcttctgcacAACTCGTTTATTTTGTCACCTGATTctcctttgatttattcaatgtAAGACGAGAAATAAACAGGGCTCATGCGGAAATCACTTCTCTAAAATTACCAGTGAAGGACGTACAAGAAATAAGAAGTGAAAGGAAAACTCACTTCAAAATATTCCACAAGCTTGTGAGAGTGGCGGCTGAGGGGTCCAGCATAAATGACTTGCCCTCCACGTTTCATCAAGAGTAACTCATCGAAAGATTCAAAAATATCTATGCTTGGCTGGTGAATTGTGCAGACAACAGTTCTGCCTGTGTCCACCGTGTTTCTCACAGTACGCATGACGATAGCAGCAGCCCTGGCATCGAGACCAGATGTCGGTTCATCCATGAAAATGATAGAGGGGTCAGCGACCAGCTCCACAGCTATGGTTAGTCTCTTCCGTTGTTCTGTTGAAAGTCCATCTAGTCCCGGGAGGCCAACGAGAGAATTTCTTATTGGATTAAGCTCAACCAAATCCATGACTTCTTCAACAAACATCTGTATCACCATTAAAAAGATGATTGAAAATAAGATTTCAAGATTAAATTGAAAATACGATTTAAAGTCTAGATAAGAAAGATTCCAGTGCAACATACCTTTCGTGTTTGTGTACTGACATCAGAAGCAAGACGGAGCCAGGCTGAATACAGGAGAGATTCATAGACAGTAACATGTGGGGAATGGATGTCATTCTGTTCACA includes the following:
- the LOC126599560 gene encoding 1,4-alpha-glucan-branching enzyme 1, chloroplastic/amyloplastic-like translates to MVSTLSGIRFPLLPSAYTSHASFIGDRRTSGGLSLFLSNTSFSRKIFAGKSSYDSDLPSLAVAASKKILVPDSQSDGSSSLTEQLGATSTVSEDPQVIEDVDNVVMEDEEKLEDVPSLVVDNVDDAEAKVEDVPRPLEVTASTATGKAKGKTIPPPGKGQKIYEIDPLLVGHRDHLDYRYGQYKRLREQIDKCEGGLEVFSRGYEKFGFTRSAEGITYREWAPGAKSASLIGDFNNWNTNADVMTRNEFGVWEIFLPNNADGSPSIPHGSRVKIRMDTPSGIKDSIPAWIKFSVQAPGEIPYNGIYYDPPEEEKYVFQHSQPRRPKSLRIYEAHVGMSSPEGKINSYAEFRDDVLPRIKKLGYNAVQLMAIQEHSYYASFGYHVTNFFAPSSRCGTPDDLKSLIDKAHELGLLVLMDIVHSHASNNTLDGLNMFDGTDSHYFHSGSRGYHWMWDSRLFNYGSWEVLRYLLSNARWWLEEYKFDGFRFDGVTSMMYTHHGLEVAFTGNYSEYFGLATDVDAVTYLMLVNDLIHGLYPEAVTVGEDVSGMPTFCIAVNDGGVGFDYRLQMAIADKWIELLKKMDEEWKMGDIVFTLTNRRWRENCVAYAESHDQALVGDKTIAFWLMDKDMYDFMALDRPSTPRIDRGIALHKMIRLITMGLGGEGYLNFMGNEFGHPEWIDFPRGVQHLPNGKIVPGNNNSFDKCRRRFDLGDAEYLRYHGMQEFDRAMQHLEETYGFMTSEHQYISRKDERDRIIVFERGDLVFVFNFHWSKSYSDYRIGCLKPGKYKIVLDSDEKLFGGFDRLDHSAEYFTTDGWFDDRPHSFLLYAPCRTAVVYALVEGPKKG